One genomic segment of Devosia sp. includes these proteins:
- a CDS encoding YciI family protein: MLFAMIAKDAPGALQARLDTRPVHLEHLNSLGKKLVFAGALLDAEDKPEGSIVVFEAETLAEAEAMAAADPFVPAGVFASYEVRRWRMAINNSGAEL, from the coding sequence ATGCTTTTCGCCATGATTGCCAAGGATGCGCCCGGCGCCCTGCAGGCCCGGCTCGATACCCGTCCGGTGCATCTGGAGCATCTCAACAGCCTGGGCAAGAAACTGGTCTTTGCCGGTGCCCTGCTCGATGCCGAGGACAAGCCCGAGGGCTCGATCGTTGTGTTCGAGGCCGAGACGCTGGCCGAGGCCGAGGCCATGGCGGCTGCCGATCCGTTCGTGCCAGCCGGGGTTTTTGCCAGCTATGAAGTCAGGCGCTGGCGGATGGCAATCAACAATTCAGGCGCGGAGCTCTGA
- a CDS encoding NAD(P)H-dependent glycerol-3-phosphate dehydrogenase yields MAFDTLAVIGGGAWGTALAQAAAKAGRRVCLVVRDAAQADAINTTRINAPALPGQVLEETVVATTRFQRCDIVILAVPAQASRTLLSGLEPGLLAGLPVILSAKGLETGTLARQSEILADMAPEAVPYVLSGPSFAADVAAGRPTAVTLAGDDATQTSDLAAALAGPSFRPYAADDRIGVEIAGAIKNVYALACGAVDGAGLGASARSALIARGYAEMARLVTAMGGSAHTLTGLAGLGDLTLTCTSVQSRNYQFGMALGAGRRTEDILASGAKLAEGVMTVPVASELARSLGIDAPLIDAIDAVVAGKADIATIVAGLMTRPLKREH; encoded by the coding sequence ATGGCGTTTGACACTCTGGCGGTGATCGGCGGCGGTGCCTGGGGCACGGCCCTGGCCCAGGCAGCGGCCAAGGCCGGCCGGCGCGTGTGCCTGGTGGTGCGCGATGCTGCCCAGGCCGACGCCATCAATACGACCCGGATCAATGCGCCGGCCCTGCCGGGGCAGGTGCTCGAGGAAACGGTTGTTGCGACCACCCGTTTTCAGCGTTGTGACATCGTCATTCTGGCCGTGCCGGCGCAGGCGAGCCGGACGCTCCTGTCCGGACTTGAGCCGGGGCTATTGGCCGGCCTGCCGGTAATCCTGTCGGCCAAGGGGCTGGAGACCGGCACGCTGGCCCGGCAAAGCGAAATACTGGCCGACATGGCCCCCGAGGCCGTGCCCTATGTGCTCTCCGGACCCAGTTTTGCCGCCGACGTGGCCGCCGGCCGGCCGACCGCAGTGACACTGGCGGGTGACGATGCCACCCAGACCTCGGATCTCGCGGCCGCCCTGGCCGGACCCAGCTTCCGGCCCTATGCCGCCGATGACCGGATCGGGGTGGAAATCGCCGGTGCCATCAAGAATGTCTATGCGCTGGCCTGCGGTGCGGTGGATGGGGCGGGTCTGGGGGCCTCCGCCCGCTCGGCGCTGATCGCCCGCGGCTATGCGGAAATGGCGCGGCTGGTGACGGCCATGGGCGGTTCGGCCCATACCCTGACCGGGCTGGCGGGCCTGGGTGACCTGACCTTGACCTGCACCTCGGTGCAATCGCGCAATTACCAGTTCGGCATGGCCCTGGGTGCTGGTCGCCGGACAGAGGATATCCTGGCCTCCGGTGCCAAGCTGGCCGAAGGCGTCATGACGGTGCCGGTGGCGAGCGAGCTCGCCCGGAGCCTGGGCATAGACGCCCCCCTGATCGATGCCATCGACGCGGTCGTCGCCGGCAAGGCCGATATCGCCACCATCGTTGCGGGCCTGATGACCCGCCCGCTCAAGAGGGAACACTGA
- the tsaD gene encoding tRNA (adenosine(37)-N6)-threonylcarbamoyltransferase complex transferase subunit TsaD: MGVDQIVVTGQAQAIILGIETSCDETAAALVTRDESGRGAIRSNVVRSQLDEHAAFGGVVPELAARSHVEWLDHIIAQATDEAGMDLADVDAVAATAGPGLIGGVLVGLTTAKALAASLGKPLIAVNHLEGHALTARLTDGVEFPYLMLLVSGGHSQFVLVRGVGQYERWGGTIDDALGEAFDKVAKLLSLGHPGGPAVERVARDGDPRRFRFPRPLLREARLDFSFSGLKTAVRLQAEALAPLSDQDVADIAAGFQAAVTEIVATRSRQALERFGQVLPGVQPQLVVAGGVAANRAIAAALDRVAQDMGAPLVVPPIALCTDNGAMVAWAGAERLALGDMSSLSVAARPRWPLDDPDMGVNQHGV, from the coding sequence ATGGGAGTAGACCAGATCGTCGTGACCGGGCAAGCACAAGCCATCATTCTGGGCATCGAGACCAGCTGCGACGAGACCGCCGCAGCGCTGGTCACCAGGGATGAATCCGGTCGCGGGGCCATTCGTTCCAACGTGGTGCGTTCGCAGCTGGATGAACATGCGGCATTTGGTGGCGTCGTTCCGGAGCTGGCGGCCCGGTCGCATGTCGAATGGCTCGATCACATCATTGCCCAGGCCACCGACGAGGCGGGTATGGACCTTGCCGATGTCGATGCGGTGGCGGCCACGGCCGGGCCGGGTCTGATTGGCGGGGTGCTGGTGGGCCTTACCACCGCCAAGGCCTTGGCGGCCTCGCTGGGTAAACCGCTGATCGCCGTCAATCACCTCGAAGGCCATGCCCTGACGGCCCGGCTCACCGATGGGGTGGAATTTCCTTATCTCATGCTGCTGGTATCGGGTGGGCACAGCCAGTTCGTACTGGTGCGCGGAGTGGGGCAATATGAGCGCTGGGGCGGAACGATCGACGATGCGCTGGGCGAGGCCTTTGACAAGGTTGCCAAGCTGCTCAGCCTCGGCCATCCCGGTGGACCGGCCGTCGAGCGGGTGGCGCGGGACGGCGATCCGCGGCGCTTTCGTTTTCCCCGGCCGCTGCTGCGCGAGGCAAGGCTCGACTTCTCCTTTTCGGGCCTCAAGACGGCGGTGCGCTTGCAGGCAGAGGCCTTGGCGCCTTTGTCGGATCAGGACGTCGCCGACATCGCGGCAGGCTTTCAGGCCGCGGTCACCGAAATTGTCGCCACCCGATCGCGCCAGGCCCTGGAGCGGTTCGGGCAGGTCTTGCCCGGTGTGCAGCCGCAATTGGTGGTCGCCGGCGGTGTCGCGGCCAATCGGGCCATCGCTGCGGCCCTGGATAGGGTCGCCCAGGACATGGGCGCGCCGCTGGTTGTGCCGCCTATTGCGCTCTGTACCGACAATGGCGCCATGGTGGCCTGGGCGGGTGCCGAACGGCTGGCGCTGGGCGACATGAGTTCGCTCAGTGTGGCGGCTCGCCCGCGCTGGCCGCTCGATGACCCGGACATGGGGGTAAATCAGCATGGCGTTTGA
- the hemC gene encoding hydroxymethylbilane synthase has protein sequence MQSPTPFARIGTRGSPLALAQAKLVRTLLAQSNGVAEDNIAIEVFSTGGDRSQAANTSLSEIGGKGVFTKEIDAALLAGSIDIGVHSSKDVATGLPQGMVLAAFLEREDVRDAFLSVTVKGMDNLPDGARFGTSSIRRAAQARRLRPDLRILPFRGNVHTRLQKLMDGVADATLLALAGLNRLGEAHRATAILDVDTFMPAPAQGAIGLAIREGDTRFAECVAPLDHAETHAAIVAERAMLAVLDGSCRTPVGAFTTRNGDILTLKSEILSPDGQTTFRAQSTGADPQALGAAVGRDLLEQAGPEWMAQWVR, from the coding sequence ATGCAATCGCCCACACCATTCGCCCGGATCGGAACACGCGGCAGCCCCCTGGCTCTCGCCCAGGCCAAGCTGGTGCGCACCCTTCTGGCCCAGTCCAATGGCGTTGCCGAAGACAACATTGCCATCGAGGTGTTTTCCACCGGTGGCGACCGCAGTCAGGCCGCCAATACCAGCCTGTCCGAAATCGGCGGCAAGGGCGTGTTCACCAAGGAGATCGATGCCGCCCTGCTCGCCGGCAGCATCGATATTGGGGTCCATTCCAGCAAGGATGTGGCCACCGGCCTGCCGCAGGGCATGGTCCTTGCCGCCTTTCTCGAGCGCGAGGACGTTCGCGACGCCTTCCTGTCGGTCACGGTCAAGGGCATGGACAACCTGCCCGATGGCGCCCGCTTCGGCACCTCGTCCATCCGCCGCGCCGCGCAGGCCCGCCGCCTGCGGCCCGACCTGCGCATCTTGCCCTTTCGCGGCAATGTGCACACAAGGCTGCAAAAGCTCATGGATGGCGTCGCCGATGCGACCCTATTGGCACTGGCCGGTCTCAACCGTCTGGGCGAAGCGCATCGGGCGACCGCCATTCTCGACGTCGACACTTTCATGCCCGCTCCGGCCCAGGGTGCCATTGGCCTCGCAATCCGCGAGGGCGACACGCGGTTCGCGGAATGCGTTGCTCCACTCGACCATGCCGAAACGCATGCCGCCATCGTCGCCGAACGGGCCATGCTGGCCGTGCTCGATGGCTCGTGCCGCACGCCGGTCGGGGCCTTTACGACGCGGAACGGCGACATATTGACCCTCAAAAGCGAAATTCTGAGCCCCGACGGGCAGACGACATTCCGCGCCCAGTCGACCGGCGCCGACCCCCAGGCTCTGGGTGCTGCAGTCGGCCGCGACCTGCTCGAGCAGGCCGGGCCGGAGTGGATGGCGCAATGGGTCCGGTGA
- a CDS encoding uroporphyrinogen-III synthase, translated as MGPVMRMIVTRPEPDAQASAERLAALGIEPILAPLLTRQNLSARLPPAEGFAALAVTSANALRSLAERPDFTGLLGIPLFAVGDRTAHEARQLGFSEVHAAQGTLDDLATLIALARPDGAVLYPCGKHLSGDLAHALAPQGLMVVTVPVYEMVAETQLPEPLARALSERTCGAVLHYSARTAQIFSALVAPHLPEPERRHLAMLCLSENVAAPLIETHFNRVMLADHPSEEAMMALALAFTREQTGP; from the coding sequence ATGGGTCCGGTGATGCGCATGATCGTCACGCGGCCCGAGCCGGACGCGCAAGCCAGCGCCGAGCGGCTGGCGGCGCTGGGTATCGAGCCGATCCTCGCTCCGCTGCTGACACGGCAAAACCTCTCCGCCCGGCTGCCACCGGCCGAGGGTTTTGCGGCACTCGCCGTCACCAGCGCCAATGCCTTGCGCAGCCTTGCCGAACGCCCCGACTTCACCGGCCTGCTCGGCATTCCGCTTTTTGCCGTCGGCGACCGCACGGCCCACGAGGCCCGGCAACTGGGCTTTTCCGAGGTCCATGCGGCCCAGGGCACCCTCGATGACCTGGCAACGCTGATCGCGCTGGCCCGGCCGGACGGCGCCGTGCTCTATCCTTGCGGCAAGCATCTGAGCGGCGACCTGGCCCATGCCCTGGCGCCACAGGGCCTGATGGTCGTGACCGTGCCGGTCTATGAAATGGTGGCCGAAACCCAACTCCCCGAACCGCTGGCCCGCGCCCTGAGCGAACGGACATGCGGTGCGGTCCTGCATTATTCCGCGCGGACGGCACAGATCTTCAGTGCCCTTGTAGCGCCGCACCTTCCCGAGCCGGAGCGGCGGCACCTGGCCATGCTGTGCCTGTCGGAAAATGTTGCGGCGCCACTGATCGAAACCCATTTCAATCGTGTCATGCTGGCCGACCATCCGAGCGAAGAAGCCATGATGGCTCTGGCCCTGGCTTTTACCCGCGAGCAAACTGGTCCATGA
- a CDS encoding heme biosynthesis HemY N-terminal domain-containing protein has translation MIRLASWIIGSLVVAGIAAWIIALPGTLTLEVGGQRMQPGLGTAVVILLVAAALVIAIWAIVRRIIGAPKAMARRRAAKRREQGIEALSDAVIALQSGDPARARIMAREAQARLPGSNAAKLLEARSDLALGDMSAAREHYRALIASEKTAVAALTGLFDQARTQNRSDAALTFARKALALSPDAQWASQAVFEDLTRRGQWADAVAMVNNEVATSREEKAHKRRRQAVIETARARESEIGQPNAALDHALTALKLLPDFVPAALIAARIYSSRGEIRRAQSVLRRIWRSTGHADIAALYTHAQPGASAVDRLKRAQEIIELPPPHRAAGMALARAAIDAYDWPLARQALAPFAGDDATQGVCGLMAEIEEGQNGDQGKAREWLARAVRAPRDPAWTADGMISDEWEPISPVTGRLDAFEWKVPVTLPARIAPPGGSEPVAQLPAEAPLPLAPAQNPT, from the coding sequence ATGATCAGACTGGCCTCCTGGATCATCGGAAGTCTTGTCGTCGCCGGCATTGCGGCCTGGATCATCGCCCTGCCGGGCACATTGACCCTGGAAGTTGGCGGCCAGCGCATGCAGCCGGGCCTGGGCACCGCCGTGGTCATCCTGCTGGTGGCGGCAGCCCTGGTCATCGCCATCTGGGCCATTGTGCGGCGCATCATCGGCGCCCCCAAGGCCATGGCCCGCCGCCGGGCCGCCAAGCGCCGCGAGCAGGGCATAGAAGCCCTCTCGGACGCCGTCATTGCCCTGCAATCGGGCGACCCGGCCCGTGCCCGCATCATGGCGCGCGAGGCGCAGGCCCGGCTGCCCGGCAGCAATGCGGCCAAGCTGCTCGAGGCGCGCTCCGACCTCGCCCTGGGCGACATGTCGGCAGCCCGCGAGCACTATCGCGCCCTTATCGCCAGCGAGAAAACCGCCGTTGCCGCCCTGACCGGCCTGTTCGATCAGGCCCGGACACAGAACCGGTCCGATGCCGCCCTGACCTTTGCCCGCAAGGCGCTGGCACTGTCCCCCGATGCCCAATGGGCGTCTCAGGCGGTGTTCGAGGACCTGACGCGACGCGGCCAATGGGCCGATGCCGTGGCCATGGTCAATAACGAGGTGGCCACCAGCCGCGAAGAGAAGGCCCACAAGCGTCGGCGCCAGGCCGTCATCGAAACAGCGCGGGCCCGGGAAAGTGAAATCGGCCAGCCCAATGCGGCGCTCGATCACGCCCTGACCGCGCTCAAGCTCCTGCCCGATTTCGTGCCCGCCGCACTCATCGCCGCCCGTATCTATTCGAGCCGCGGCGAGATCCGCCGCGCCCAGAGCGTGCTGCGCCGCATCTGGCGGTCCACCGGGCATGCCGATATCGCCGCGCTCTACACCCATGCCCAGCCCGGCGCCTCGGCCGTCGACCGGTTGAAGCGGGCCCAGGAGATCATCGAATTGCCACCGCCCCATAGGGCTGCCGGCATGGCCCTGGCCCGTGCGGCGATCGACGCCTATGACTGGCCTCTGGCGCGCCAGGCGCTTGCCCCCTTTGCCGGCGACGACGCAACGCAGGGCGTGTGCGGCCTCATGGCTGAAATCGAAGAGGGCCAGAACGGCGATCAGGGCAAGGCACGGGAATGGCTGGCCAGGGCCGTGCGGGCCCCGCGCGATCCGGCCTGGACGGCGGATGGCATGATCAGCGACGAGTGGGAGCCCATCTCGCCGGTCACCGGCAGGCTCGACGCCTTTGAATGGAAGGTGCCCGTGACCTTGCCGGCGCGCATCGCCCCGCCCGGTGGTTCCGAACCTGTCGCGCAATTGCCCGCAGAGGCACCCTTGCCTCTTGCACCGGCCCAAAACCCGACGTAA
- a CDS encoding acyl-homoserine-lactone synthase yields MDILDRVEYRRVSPVHREDPVYRLRYEAYRRENFVPVNDVGMTRDAYDDAPNCRCFGVYIDNQLVSSIRLHVVTAGEPTSPSRTIWPDVLGGMLERGESYIDPSRFTADHEASLAFPALPYLTLRLAVMACEYYQTTHCISSVRPEHGAFYRRIFALEQLAGEGFWGELTFPVCLFGARVEVIYDRVMRRFPFFLSTPEERAALFTEPGLQTTRVRPSARQVQRLDMLSEVG; encoded by the coding sequence ATGGATATTCTGGACCGGGTGGAGTATCGGCGCGTGTCGCCGGTGCATCGCGAGGATCCGGTCTATCGCTTGCGCTACGAGGCGTACCGGCGCGAGAATTTCGTGCCCGTCAACGATGTGGGCATGACCCGCGACGCTTATGACGATGCGCCCAACTGCCGGTGCTTTGGCGTCTATATCGACAACCAGCTGGTCAGCTCCATTCGCCTGCATGTGGTGACCGCCGGCGAGCCGACATCGCCGAGCCGCACGATCTGGCCCGACGTGCTGGGCGGCATGCTCGAGCGTGGCGAGAGCTACATCGACCCCAGCCGGTTCACGGCGGACCATGAGGCCTCGCTCGCCTTTCCCGCCCTGCCATACCTGACCCTGCGCCTTGCGGTAATGGCCTGCGAATATTACCAGACCACCCATTGCATCTCCTCGGTCCGCCCCGAGCACGGCGCCTTCTACCGGCGCATCTTTGCGCTCGAGCAACTGGCCGGCGAGGGGTTCTGGGGCGAATTGACCTTCCCGGTCTGCCTCTTCGGCGCACGGGTCGAAGTCATCTACGACCGGGTCATGCGGCGCTTCCCGTTTTTCCTGTCGACTCCGGAGGAGCGCGCGGCCCTGTTCACCGAGCCCGGCCTGCAGACCACCCGCGTGCGACCATCGGCACGCCAGGTGCAGCGCTTGGACATGCTGTCGGAAGTGGGCTGA
- a CDS encoding EAL domain-containing protein yields the protein MLTSAKKTMPALDYVSIIRSVYGDRRAMLAGAFASALSAALTAYRSQSLALYAIAVAFVVLGIIRYFNMRAFWRAGIGQTDAHTARNWEDRAVWTGSALALAYGLWCLFAMTLVDDPFAELASISLSIAVMVGICARNFGLDRLVTLQMLGVIVPMGLGFFLSGDPYHAVLAVLLLVMLASFRKLAGDIRSILLSAVHGRVEASRLAAELDLAITTLEHGLCMLDENGTVTLANERAVRTMALINIHALIGKPFDAVLSDLAATGRIPQTAIDRLGTMVGENQSGKVLLALGPGLYYEVTVSARGTRIVLLFEDISERVKAEERISFMARHDTLTGLPNRNYFGELALDELAERASRAQPSLLMIIDIDEFKHVNDSYGHVVGDELLRQVATRLQNALPANAVLARLGGDEFVALIGQGQEADTFMASADMVQAAFADPFLLKGITLPVRVSTGIVVSALTTDTLEDLMTKADLALYAAKGDGKARNEVFHAQMDIDYHYRQRLKADLTDAVAQGQISLAFQPLVDIRTRKVVSCEALARWTHPDLGPISPATFIPLAEEMGMVSDITAWVVRNAVRECSQWTGDVGVGINVSARDFRGLDLSRLINAALDEFDLPPQRLEIEVTETAVIEEPQLAKRVLGGLNHQGISIALDDFGTGYSSLSYLNDLPFNKLKIDRSFVIDVGSQAKALRLLASVARLGRDLDLTVVAEGVETEEQLQVMLEHTHVQQVQGYLFSRPLPARDIAELIARLNAPLPRQRLARKYSHS from the coding sequence GTGCTGACCTCGGCCAAGAAAACCATGCCCGCCCTGGACTATGTGTCCATCATCCGCTCCGTCTATGGTGACCGGCGGGCGATGCTGGCTGGCGCCTTTGCCAGCGCGCTTTCGGCGGCGCTGACGGCCTACCGGTCGCAATCGCTGGCGCTTTATGCCATCGCCGTGGCCTTTGTCGTCCTCGGCATCATCCGCTATTTCAACATGCGCGCCTTCTGGCGGGCAGGCATCGGCCAGACCGATGCCCATACCGCGCGCAACTGGGAAGACCGGGCTGTCTGGACGGGTTCGGCGCTGGCCCTGGCCTATGGCCTGTGGTGCCTGTTCGCCATGACCCTGGTGGACGATCCCTTTGCCGAACTGGCCAGCATTTCTCTTTCCATCGCGGTCATGGTGGGCATCTGTGCCCGCAATTTCGGGCTTGACCGGCTGGTGACGCTGCAGATGCTGGGGGTGATCGTGCCCATGGGGCTCGGTTTCTTCCTCAGCGGCGATCCCTACCATGCCGTGCTGGCCGTCCTGCTGCTTGTCATGCTGGCCAGTTTCCGCAAGCTCGCGGGTGATATCAGGTCCATCCTGCTCAGCGCCGTGCATGGACGGGTGGAGGCCTCGCGCCTGGCCGCCGAACTCGACCTGGCCATTACCACGCTCGAGCACGGGCTGTGCATGCTCGACGAAAACGGTACCGTGACCCTGGCCAATGAGCGCGCCGTTCGGACCATGGCGCTGATCAATATTCACGCCCTGATCGGCAAACCGTTCGACGCCGTGCTGAGCGATCTGGCTGCCACCGGGCGCATCCCCCAGACTGCCATCGACCGGCTGGGCACCATGGTTGGCGAAAACCAGTCCGGCAAGGTGCTCCTCGCCCTTGGCCCAGGCCTCTATTACGAGGTCACGGTCAGCGCCCGCGGCACCCGCATCGTTCTCTTGTTCGAAGATATCAGCGAGCGCGTAAAGGCCGAGGAGCGGATCAGCTTCATGGCCCGGCACGACACGCTGACCGGTCTGCCCAACCGCAACTATTTTGGTGAGCTGGCGCTGGACGAGCTGGCCGAGCGCGCCAGCCGGGCGCAGCCCTCGCTGCTGATGATCATCGATATCGACGAGTTCAAGCACGTCAACGACAGCTATGGGCATGTCGTCGGCGACGAATTGCTGCGCCAGGTGGCGACGCGCCTGCAAAACGCCCTGCCGGCCAATGCCGTGCTGGCCCGCCTGGGTGGCGACGAATTCGTGGCCCTGATCGGCCAGGGGCAGGAAGCCGATACCTTCATGGCCAGCGCCGATATGGTGCAGGCCGCCTTTGCCGACCCGTTCCTGCTCAAGGGCATCACGCTGCCGGTCCGGGTCAGCACCGGCATTGTCGTGTCGGCCCTGACAACCGATACGCTCGAAGACCTGATGACCAAGGCCGACCTGGCGCTCTATGCCGCCAAGGGCGACGGCAAGGCCCGCAACGAGGTCTTCCATGCCCAGATGGACATCGACTACCACTATCGCCAGCGGCTCAAGGCCGACCTGACCGACGCCGTGGCCCAGGGGCAGATCAGCCTGGCCTTCCAGCCGCTCGTGGACATCCGCACCCGCAAGGTGGTGAGCTGCGAGGCTCTGGCACGCTGGACGCATCCCGATCTCGGACCGATCTCGCCGGCGACCTTCATTCCGCTGGCCGAAGAAATGGGCATGGTGTCCGACATCACGGCCTGGGTGGTCCGCAATGCGGTGCGCGAATGCAGTCAATGGACGGGCGACGTCGGCGTCGGCATCAATGTATCGGCCCGTGACTTCCGCGGGCTCGACCTGTCGCGCCTGATCAATGCGGCGCTGGATGAGTTCGATCTGCCCCCGCAACGGCTGGAAATCGAAGTGACCGAAACGGCCGTCATCGAAGAGCCGCAACTGGCCAAGCGCGTGCTGGGCGGGCTGAACCATCAGGGTATTTCCATTGCCCTGGACGATTTCGGCACCGGCTATTCCTCACTGAGCTATCTCAATGACCTGCCGTTCAACAAGCTCAAGATCGATCGCTCCTTCGTCATCGATGTCGGCAGCCAGGCCAAGGCCCTGCGCCTGCTCGCCAGCGTCGCCCGGCTGGGCCGCGATCTCGATCTGACCGTGGTGGCTGAGGGTGTCGAAACCGAGGAACAGCTCCAGGTCATGCTCGAACACACCCATGTCCAGCAGGTCCAGGGCTACCTGTTCAGCCGTCCGCTGCCGGCCCGCGACATTGCCGAGTTGATCGCCAGGCTCAATGCTCCGCTTCCGCGCCAGCGCCTGGCGAGAAAGTACAGTCATAGTTAA
- a CDS encoding 4a-hydroxytetrahydrobiopterin dehydratase: MVEKLSASAREAALASLPAWSYQPDKDAIVRKFGFADFSHAFAFMTRVALLAEKTGHHPEWSNVYDKVTITLSTHDVGGLSEKDIAMAGKIDALAG; the protein is encoded by the coding sequence ATGGTCGAAAAACTATCGGCATCGGCGCGCGAGGCAGCTCTGGCATCGCTGCCGGCCTGGTCCTATCAGCCGGACAAAGACGCCATTGTCCGCAAGTTCGGCTTTGCGGATTTCTCGCATGCCTTTGCCTTCATGACCCGCGTGGCGCTTCTGGCGGAAAAGACCGGCCACCATCCGGAATGGTCCAATGTCTATGACAAGGTGACCATCACGCTTTCTACCCACGATGTCGGCGGGTTGAGCGAGAAGGATATCGCCATGGCCGGCAAGATCGACGCCCTGGCCGGCTGA